One Nicotiana sylvestris chromosome 12, ASM39365v2, whole genome shotgun sequence genomic window carries:
- the LOC138882861 gene encoding uncharacterized protein, with protein MALYEVLYGRRCRSLVVWFEPGEARLLGTNLVQDELDKVKLIQEWLLTAQSRQKSYADRKVRDVVFMVEEKVLLKVSPLKGVMKFGKKGKLSPRYIGPFEVLWRIGGVANELALPPSLSSVHPIFHVFMLRKYVGDPSHTLDFSVV; from the coding sequence atggctctgtatgaggttttgtatgggaggcggtgtagatctctggtggtttggtttgaaccgggtgaggctaggctattgggtactaaCTTGGTTCAGGATGAATTGGACAAGGTCAAATTGATTCAGGAGTGGCTTCTCACGgcgcagtctagacagaagagttatgctgataggaaggtccGTGATGTTGTTTTCATGGTCGAGGAGAAGGTTCTGCTCAAGGTTTCTCCCTTGAAAGGTGTTATGaaattcgggaagaagggcaagttgagccctcggtatattgggccatttgaggtgctttggaggattggagGGGTGGCTAacgagcttgccttgccacctagtttgtctagtgtgcatccaatatttcatgtttttatgctccggaagtatgtcgGCGATCCGTCTCATACTTTGGATTTCAGCGTAGtttag